A region from the Caloenas nicobarica isolate bCalNic1 chromosome 11, bCalNic1.hap1, whole genome shotgun sequence genome encodes:
- the SNTN gene encoding sentan — MCGCRASIPSTKQYSVNQPAPASTKKSPSAAAGMAKRIPIAKQLASIKALGKGSDLEKAFATVALVYNNSADLEGKLSRADTKSLLQTQFGGFIQGQENKPKYQEIISSLDEESENKLDFEDFMIVLISLTLMSDLLQEIKKVKTTK, encoded by the exons ATGTgtggctgcagagccagcatTCCCAGCACGAAGCAATACTCGGTCaatcagcctgctcctgcttcCACCAAAAAAAGCCCTTCGGCTGCAGCAGGTATGGCCAAGCG CATACCCATAGCCAAGCAGCTGGCATCAATAAAAG CTCTAGGAAAAGGCTCAGACCTTGAAAAAGCTTTTGCTACCGTGGCTTTGGTGTATAACAACTCTGCCGACCTGGAGGGCAAGCTCAGCAGAGCTGACACCAAAAGCCTGCTGCAAACCCAGTTTGGGGGTTTCATACAG GGCCAAGAGAACAAACCAAAGTaccaggaaataatttcttctctgGATGAGGAATCAGAGAACAAACTTGATTTTGAAGATTTTATGATCGTGCTAATCAGTCTCACTCTAATGTCTGACCTGCTGCAGGAgataaaaaaagtgaaaaccacAAAATGA